The region GACTTCGGCGACGTGCGCTTCACCTACACGCGCCTCGTCGGCCTCGCGCTCGCGTTCGCGATGATGGCCGCGATCGGCGTGCTGCTCGCGCGCACCCGGCTCGGCCTGCAGATGCGCGCGCTCGCGAACCAGCGCGACCTGAGCGCGCTGCTCGGGATCCGCGTGCTGCGCGTCGACGCCGCCGCCTGGGTGATCTCCGGCGTGTTCGCGGGCATCACCGGTCTGCTGCTCGCGAACCTCGTGCGCCTGCAGGCGGCCGTGCTGACCTTCCTCGTGATCCCGGCCTTCGCGGCGGCCATCGTCGGCCGGCTGTCGTCGCTGCCGGCGACCGTCGCGGCCGGCGTCGCGATCGGGCTCGCCGAGGCGCTCGCGATCACGGTGCCGGGCTTCGCCGAATACCGCAGCGCGACGCCGTTCCTGATCGCGCTCGTCGCGATGCTGTTCATCGGTTCCACCTCGGGCGGCTCGGCCGCGAACGCATCATGAAACTGTCCTCCGTGTTACCGGGCCCCACGCAGGCCGCCGCTGCCGCGCCGCGTCCGGCGGGCAACCGGCGGCCGCTCGTCGCGATGCTCGGCACGCTCGCGCTGCTGGCGCTCGCCGTGCCGCTGCTGGCCGACGCCTACTGGCTCAAGACCCTGACCTCCGCGCTGATCCTCGGCATCGCCGCAGCCGGCGTCGCGATGCTGTACCGCCAGCTCGGGCTCGTGTGCCTGTCGCAGTACGCACTGCTCGGCGTCGGCGGCTGGGTCGCGCTGCGCCTCGCGCATCTCGGCGCGCCGTTCGAGCTGTGCGTGCTGGCGGGCGGCCTCGCGGGCAGCGTGCTCGGCATGATCGCGGGGCTCCCGGCGCTGCGTCTGCGCGGCCTCTATCTCGCGCTCGTCACGCTGATGATGGCGGGCGGCTTTCAGGTGATGGTCAGCGCGATCGGCTTTCCGGACGGCGGCGACGGCTTCACCGGCCATCTCGCGTTCGGCGCGCGTCAGATGATGGCGCGCCCGCCGCTCGGCCAGGGCGACGCCGCGTACTTCCGCTACGTCGCCGCCTGGGCCGCGCTCGCCTTCGCGCTGCTCGAACTGCACCGGCGCGCGAAGGCGGGGCGCTCGTGGGCGCTGATCCGGCGCGGCGAGACCACGGCGCTCGCCGCCGGGGTCAACATCGTGCTCTACCAGACCTGGGCCTTCGGCCTCGCGGGCCTGCTCGCGGGCCTGGCGGGCGGCCTGCTCGCCGGCAGCGTCGGCCAGCTCGACGGGCGCGCGTTCGCCGCGTCCGAATCCGTGCTGCTGTTCGCGCTGACGGTGGTGGGCGGGGTCTATCACTGGTTCGGCGCGCTGCTGGCGGGCCTGCTGCTGCGCGCGGTGCCGGCGCTGCTCACCGATTTCGGCGTGAACGGCTATCTCGCGATGATCTTCTTCGGTGCGGCGCTGCTGCATGCGTTCGTCACCGCACCGGCCGGCAT is a window of Burkholderia sp. FERM BP-3421 DNA encoding:
- a CDS encoding branched-chain amino acid ABC transporter permease, with the protein product MSFLDFVPYLVSGLGVGAVYALSGVGLVVLYRASGVLNFAFGAMGATGAYVAAACLDAGYPQVLAWCAAVAAATATSLVYGLVLAPRLAARDRVVRSVATLGFALMLLGFCEWYWGDTPRRLVLPTDAQALDFGDVRFTYTRLVGLALAFAMMAAIGVLLARTRLGLQMRALANQRDLSALLGIRVLRVDAAAWVISGVFAGITGLLLANLVRLQAAVLTFLVIPAFAAAIVGRLSSLPATVAAGVAIGLAEALAITVPGFAEYRSATPFLIALVAMLFIGSTSGGSAANAS
- a CDS encoding branched-chain amino acid ABC transporter permease — its product is MKLSSVLPGPTQAAAAAPRPAGNRRPLVAMLGTLALLALAVPLLADAYWLKTLTSALILGIAAAGVAMLYRQLGLVCLSQYALLGVGGWVALRLAHLGAPFELCVLAGGLAGSVLGMIAGLPALRLRGLYLALVTLMMAGGFQVMVSAIGFPDGGDGFTGHLAFGARQMMARPPLGQGDAAYFRYVAAWAALAFALLELHRRAKAGRSWALIRRGETTALAAGVNIVLYQTWAFGLAGLLAGLAGGLLAGSVGQLDGRAFAASESVLLFALTVVGGVYHWFGALLAGLLLRAVPALLTDFGVNGYLAMIFFGAALLHAFVTAPAGIAGQLAGLAARVGAWRSARGHGGAR